The following proteins are encoded in a genomic region of Cercospora beticola chromosome 8, complete sequence:
- a CDS encoding uncharacterized protein (antiSMASH:Cluster_3) yields MLTTSFPLIASFDAYHLADELLTQPTLLIAGAEAGSLWHTDRLDQVLGGATQRLTIPGAGHIDLYDDPEEVALAVRELEQFYGQYLA; encoded by the coding sequence ATGCTCACGACCAGCTTCCCTCTGATCGCTTCATTCGATGCTTACCATCTCGCCGATGAACTCCTGACACAGCCCACCTTGCTCATTGCTGGCGCAGAGGCAGGCTCGCTGTGGCACACTGATAGACTGGATCAAGTTCTTGGTGGTGCTACGCAGAGGCTTACTATCCCTGGTGCAGGTCACATAGATCTATACGACGATCCAGAAGAGGTGGCTTTGGCGGTGCGTGAACTCGAGCAGTTCTACGGGCAATATCTTGCTTAG
- a CDS encoding uncharacterized protein (antiSMASH:Cluster_3), whose protein sequence is MPHAEGHHVKATLNYYLDPAKGGYESFWFGTVGEKRRPFEYVEVPITDIRGREEEFQLDVHGFEYVKESSKLTPEDTDSHERIKQVYYGECEELLKRLTGGSRVHIMGHVCRKSNWDKFAEATKDKEDMERTPIPTSARYVHVDHSYAGAETRLHFYLPHEAPEILSRKKRWAIINIWRPIYPVTRENLAFLDARSIPDTSLRPVVAKFRRPENHEQLSEVTRKAFERNDVETWSVAPPEKVEGEHRWYYCKGMMPEEAIVFKIFDSCEKEEVARRVPHTAFQCDEDFGEDRQSVELRGLILWDE, encoded by the exons ATGCCACACGCTGAAGGCCATCACGTCAAAGCTACGCTGAATTACTATCTCGACCCCGCCAAAGGCGGGTACGAATCTTTTTGGTTCGGCACTGTTGGCGAGAAGAGACGTCCTTTTGAATATGTCGAAGTCCCGATCACTGACATCCGCGGACGGGAAGAAGAGTTTCAGCTTGATGTTCATGGTTTTGAGTATGTGAAAGAGTCGAGTAAATTAACACCCGAAGATACGGACAGTCATGAGAGAATCAAGCAAGTGTACTATGGGGAGTGTGAGGAGTTATTGAAGAGACT AACGGGAGGCTCTCGTGTGCATATTATGGGTCATGTTTGTCGCAAATCAAATTGGGACAAATTCGCCGAAGCGACGAAGGATAAAGAGGACATGGAAAGAACTCCCATTCCAACTTCTGCACGATATGTTCACGTTG ACCACTCATACGCTGGCGCTGAGACTCGCCTACATTTCTACCTACCGCACGAAGCGCCAGAGATCTTGTCGCGCAAGAAACGCTGGGCAATCATCAACATCTGGCGTCCTATATATCCAGTCACGCGCGAGAACCTCGCCTTCCTCGACGCCCGTAGCATCCCAGACACATCTCTGCGCCCAGTTGTGGCCAAGTTCCGCCGACCTGAGAACCACGAACAGCTTTCCGAAGTCACGCGTAAAGCATTCGAGAGGAATGATGTGGAGACATGGTCTGTGGCGCCCCCGGAGAAGGTAGAAGGTGAGCACCGCTGGTATTATTGTAAGGGAATGATGCCCGAGGAGGCAATCGTGTTCAAGATTTTCGATTCTTGTGAGAAAGAGGAAGTGGCGAGACGGGTGCCGCATACGGCGTTCCAGTGTGACGAGGACTTCGGGGAGGACAGGCAGAGTGTCGAGTTAAGAGGTCTGATTCTATGGGATGAATGA